The following are encoded together in the Capsulimonas corticalis genome:
- a CDS encoding DUF1559 domain-containing protein has translation MKSLRIKAFTLIELLVVIAIIAILAAILFPVFAQAREKARQTMCISNEKQMGLALMQYTQDADETYPIGQYKPVGAADFFDWQNAVYPYVKNGATTGSGAVHNGQGGVWDCPSFPTPQVDEYGINLALCNSFGKPSATLAEIDTPAERIQVVEKGVAPVDPATNKPNGEPFIEVGQWNWAQFLNGVVDGTAPEAHADLAYDSDVPAGSQPGWPFGAMPRYRHHAHCSVLFCDGHVKAMGKGQISWAKNVYIPTAYQAIGYGDPY, from the coding sequence ATGAAATCGCTTCGAATTAAAGCCTTTACCCTTATTGAATTGCTCGTCGTTATCGCAATTATAGCGATTCTCGCAGCAATACTATTCCCGGTCTTCGCCCAGGCTCGTGAGAAGGCCCGCCAGACCATGTGTATCTCCAACGAGAAGCAAATGGGCCTTGCGTTAATGCAGTACACCCAGGACGCCGACGAGACATATCCCATCGGTCAATATAAGCCGGTCGGCGCGGCGGACTTCTTCGATTGGCAGAACGCTGTCTACCCCTACGTCAAGAACGGCGCGACCACCGGCTCCGGCGCTGTCCACAACGGACAGGGCGGCGTTTGGGACTGCCCTTCGTTCCCCACTCCGCAAGTCGATGAGTACGGAATCAATCTCGCGCTCTGCAATTCCTTCGGAAAGCCCAGCGCGACCCTGGCGGAGATCGACACCCCCGCCGAGCGAATCCAGGTCGTGGAAAAGGGCGTCGCGCCGGTTGATCCCGCTACGAACAAGCCCAACGGCGAACCGTTCATTGAGGTCGGCCAGTGGAACTGGGCGCAATTCCTGAACGGCGTCGTCGACGGCACCGCTCCGGAAGCCCACGCCGATCTGGCGTACGACTCCGATGTGCCGGCGGGCTCCCAGCCCGGATGGCCCTTCGGCGCCATGCCGCGCTACCGCCACCACGCCCACTGCAGCGTGCTGTTCTGCGACGGCCATGTCAAGGCAATGGGCAAGGGTCAGATTAGCTGGGCGAAGAATGTCTATATCCCCACCGCTTACCAGGCGATTGGATACGGCGATCCCTACTAG